GCAATACTTCATATCCGCCAACCACCTGCACCAGGAAGGTCTTTATAAAGATTTTGGCAACGTAAGATATCCGACCAACACCACCTACGATCGTATGAGCTTCCGCTCTAACCTCGACTTCAACGTAAACAAGTCGCTGAAGATCGGTGTGGACCTTACCGGTAGGTTCGAAGAAAGGCAACAGCCTAACTTTGACCAGGACCTGTTCGATAAACTGAGAAGGTTACCGCCTAACTTCCAGTCCTACATTAACCCGGACGGTTCTATCGGCGGCCGCTCCGACGACAGCCGCCTGTCGCCGTACGCCCTGTTGTCGCAAATGGGTAACCGTAACCGAAACAAGAACGTACTGGAAGGCGCGTTCACCATCAAACAAGACCTGAATAAGATCACCAAAGGCTTGTCTTTCCGCTCCCTGGTAGGTTTTGTAAGCACTTACAACTCCCGCCGGGACATCGTGGAAAGACCACTTTTGTATGAATACAACCGCTTCGGCCAGTACTTCCTGAACAGGAACCCGTCAGAACTGGTGATCGAAACCGGCAGAGGCGGCGGATTCCGTCGCCAGCACGTGGAGCTGGGCCTGAACTACAACCGGAACTTCGGCGACCATGCAGTGACCGGTATGGTGTTATACCAGCAGATCCAGAACTTCGATGAAGCCAGGATACCCACCGGTTACCTGGGTTGGGTAGGACGTGCTACGTACGGCTACAAAAGCAAATATCTCTTCGAAGTGAATGCCGGCTACAACGGCTCTATGCAGTTCGAAGCGGGCCGCCGCTACGGTTTCTTCCCGGCAGTATCACTCGGATGGGTACCATCTGAAGAAGACTTCTGGCAGAAAAACAGCTTCGTGAATTACCTGAAGATCAGGGGTTCCTATGGCGAGATCGGTAACGACCGTATCGGTAACTTCAACTACCTGTACGAGCAGCGTTACATCTATGCTAAAAACGAAGATGGATGGCGTTACTACTGGGGCGAGCAGCCGACCTCTGAAAGAGGTATCATCGAAGGTCAGCCAGGCAACGCTTTCGTAACCTGGGAAAGGGCTAAGAAGAGCAACATAGGCTTCGACGCACGCCTCTGGAACAACCGTATCACCATTACCGCAGACGCCTTCCAGGAAAACCGCCGCGACATCCTCGCCATCCCTTACTCCCTGCCACTGGTGTTCGGTATGAACAACCCGCAGAACTCAGTAAGGGACGACGGACAAGGCTTACCGCCTGAAAACATCGGCCGCGTGATCAACAAAGGCTTCGATATGGAACTGGGCTTCAGCGATAAAAAGGGGCCGGTTGGTTATTTCATCCGTGGCAACTTCACATTTGCGCGCAACCGTATCCTCCGTATAGATGAAGAAGGCAAACGTTACGACTGGCAGCGCCGTGAGGGCAAACAGATCGGTCAGCACTTCGGTCTGAACGCCGAAGGCCTGTACTCAAGAAACGACTTCGAGCAGGAAGCAAATGGCGACCTGAAAATGGAAGGTGGCTTCCCTGTTCTCAACAAAACCTTACCTATCCCCTCTTA
This genomic interval from Chitinophaga horti contains the following:
- a CDS encoding SusC/RagA family TonB-linked outer membrane protein: MKHILSIFILLCLSISQAMAQGKTITGKVVDANGELLIGAGITEKGTTNRTVTDPKGEFKLTLSGTTGILQVSYIGYTAQEVAIKNQSSLHITLQSDATKLGDYVVVGYGQQKKASVVGAISQVKSEELQRASTPNLSNAIAGRVSGVVSIMGSGKPGDDNAQILIRGMATTNTTSPLVLVDGVEREWQQIDPVDIETFSVLKDASATAVYGVRGANGVILITTKRGTPGRPVLTLSTQAAVQQPIRTPDYLGSYDFAMLTNEALKNEGKPLEYTASDLEHYRLKNSPYTHPDNDYYEDFMRKASWQQLSNLSVRGGNEVLQYFISANHLHQEGLYKDFGNVRYPTNTTYDRMSFRSNLDFNVNKSLKIGVDLTGRFEERQQPNFDQDLFDKLRRLPPNFQSYINPDGSIGGRSDDSRLSPYALLSQMGNRNRNKNVLEGAFTIKQDLNKITKGLSFRSLVGFVSTYNSRRDIVERPLLYEYNRFGQYFLNRNPSELVIETGRGGGFRRQHVELGLNYNRNFGDHAVTGMVLYQQIQNFDEARIPTGYLGWVGRATYGYKSKYLFEVNAGYNGSMQFEAGRRYGFFPAVSLGWVPSEEDFWQKNSFVNYLKIRGSYGEIGNDRIGNFNYLYEQRYIYAKNEDGWRYYWGEQPTSERGIIEGQPGNAFVTWERAKKSNIGFDARLWNNRITITADAFQENRRDILAIPYSLPLVFGMNNPQNSVRDDGQGLPPENIGRVINKGFDMELGFSDKKGPVGYFIRGNFTFARNRILRIDEEGKRYDWQRREGKQIGQHFGLNAEGLYSRNDFEQEANGDLKMEGGFPVLNKTLPIPSYGVVYPGDIKYKDLNGDGLVDSYDEGAIGRGTVPEYIFGITVGGSYKGFDLNVLVQGAGNADMYFREDAVWEFSQLGKVMRHHLGRYNPIDPTSWENATYPRLHPTENTNNHRKSSYWLYSRNYVRLKNVELAYNFPKSLLSHIKMQSARIFVNANNLITWDKMMNWDPESSSEIGDAYPQLRTWNLGISVTL